TGTTTCCCGGAAACCACTGACCGCCCTGCTCTGTGGGCACAAGAGCACCCGAGGAGCTAGACAAGCAAACCCGGTGGTGAACAAGATTGGCAAGAGAGCCCTTTTAATGAACCCCAAGAAGATGAATTTGAAAGTCATGATGCAAAAATCTACAAACAAGTTACTCTTTGCTCAAGCACACGGGAATTTCGTAAGTTTCCTATTTGGCTTGCTCTCCATTCCTCTAGGGAGAGTGGAGTGGTATTTGCACAGCAGCACCGGCGTTACAGCTACGGATAATCTACACTCGAGCATAATGGATAGCTTGTACGGCTACGATGTGATGACTGCTGAGGCAAAGGATTTGCTATTCAAACCTCCCTTGTTTGATGATGCTTCTTGTAATGAGATAGATGCTCAGTTTGGCTGTTGTAATGACTATCTTGCTCTCACTTTCGACCGGAGCAAGAGCAGGTGCCATGTTAGGGGACCAGGAATGTATATGGTTAGTGATGACCTAAGGGTTACACCGTTGAGTGTGAGCGCCGGTGTTTCCGTAATTAACGAGATGAAGGTCGATTTGTCGGATGTGGAAGAAGTGGAGCTCCAAGTCGGGTTGGAAGAGGTGAGATTCGTGGTCGTgttttctaattatatttttagctAGAGCTGTCTAATTGTCGGCCAGGGTTAGGGTGCTTGGTTAAATTGCCTCCGGTCCGTCCACTCGTCTTAACTAAAAGTTGcaatttaccattttgggCCGTTCCAACTTAAAAGTCAAAtctatttttactatttttgatgAACCAACGCCATCAATGATTTTGTTGCTAGATCATCCTATCTTTAACGTTTCAGTCTGGcattttagtacgttccaAGTTAAAGATCAACTTACTTATCCCATTCATTGCACGttcaaccaatttttcaaaacctttgtaaaatttaattgattctacTAAGTTTGAACtgagaaattaattgatagatAACATTAATTAGATATTGTCCTCTTCGTGTATTGGTGAAGTGAAACATGAAATAAGCATATTGACCCGAATCAGTTGGTTTTCTCGATGCAGGGCTTACGCATACTGAAAGCGGCTCTTACATCAAGCATGGCTTTGACGGATGGCTTAATCAAGCCGAtgttgaagaacaagaatcaACCAAagcaagaaaatataatagatTGATCTCTATACTACAATAATCTCTATTTACCTATTTTGATGCTTAGGTTTTTAGTGGCATTTTGTGACATGGCGTAATCCTACTACAAAGTTATAAATCAAACAAGTATTAATGTCATATCAGAAACTATacttcacttttttattaattattttctattcttgCAAAAAGCACATTATTTCATAATCATATATAACACTGTTAAAcccataaaattatttgtgtaGTAGAATTGAACCTGTCAACCTTAGAGAGTTTTTCAAAACGCCATGGTCAGAATCAGAAGTCAAACTGAAATGCACATCAAGTGGTTCGTGGAaagttcttcttcttcttctttcttttttttttctttctcgtAAGAcgcagaaaaataaaagtaaaacaaaaattactccttccgtctacTATTATAATGTCAGTTTGATCgatacaagttttaagaaatataattaataaatgggAGAGTAAATGTTAGTGAAAAGtaagtcatacttttatatagaAAGTGGGTGAGAAAatgttagttttataatggTCCTCCCTTCATCCCAGCTAAGATGATGTATATTTCTTGGccgacacaagattttaggaattattgattaatgtgtgcaattggaaaaaaatgaatattttaatagaagtgagaaaaaagtaactgagtagtagtatattaattggagagagaaaattttcaaaaaaaaatgtatcattttaagcaagacaaactaaaaaaattatattgtcTTAAATGGAAATGAGGGAGTAAAACACAGTAAATGAGACTTAGAGTGTCCACTATAGGCGAGCCGcgagccgcggctcccctATAGCACCGGCCacgagccgcggctccccttttccgattttttttttttttttttaattacttctacaaatatacccatttttttcccaattttttacACCATTCCAATCTccactcttttcattttatcaccaattcaacttttgaaaaatgagttcCGACGATGAGTTCCAACAATTGGTGGATAGGGAGTTCGATGAACTCGTTCAAGAGGTGCAACGGGAAGcagaagaggaggaggcggcggcggcggcgttcGTTCGCTCGTTCTATCATCGGCGGACCATCTGGCGTGACCATGTCGGGGCACACCGGCGGTTGATAGAAGACTACTTTGGCGATAACCCCGTTACCCAGCAGAGATTTTCCGTCGCCGCTTCAGAATGTCGCAACGGCTATTCATCCATATAGCGAATACATTGGCGCAGCGGTACATGTGCTTCACATTGCGCAATGATGCTACCGGCCACGATTTTGTGGCTTGGCCACTCTTGTATTGGTCGATAAAGTGAGTATAATAAATAGGGAATgtgaaaaagcaaaagattCTCTAATGATAAATTCAGAAGTATTGGCAAATCGGAAGTGGCAAATATTTTACTGTACTTAAAGTTtgctttattttgatttttgcacaaaataatgcatcactctctctctctcacagtGACAGTCACACTTTAGATATCAAAAGAAACAGTGGAGCAAACCTCACTCCGTCGCGCCCAGCCACCCTCCTCTCTCAACATTTTGttaaatcttttaatttttacaaattggAAATCAGGTACTTCTTCACCTATTCACCCTTGtttattctatttatgttAAATCATTTGTTAATTAGCTGATTACTAAGCATGTTCGTTGGGGAGGTTGTGCCCTGACTTCAACAATCAGGCATTGCTTCTGCTGGATTGTGGTTTTTtcaaactgaaattaaattaaattgaagagATATTTAAGTGCATCTTCTTTATTAGAAACAGTTGAGGTATGAAAAACTGGAAAATGGAAAGTCAGAGCATGTAGGATTTCAAATACCAAATTTGTGATTTCAGTTGTTTTGTCTCTGGAATAATACTTCAAAAACTCATGTGTATTCACTTCAAAGACTATTTTGTTATAATCAATCTGAAATTTCCTCACTGTTACAAAAACAGTATGTCTGAGGCTGAGCAAGTGAAGTTCCATATCAAGGTTGTGATAAATAGGGAGAAGACAAAGGTACTATTTGCAGAAGCTGGCAGCGATTTCACAGACGTGTTGTTATGCTTCCTACTTCTTCCATTGGGAACGATCATGGAGGTCCTTGAGAAGCACTATGGAGACAAGGCGCCTGTTGTTGGAAGCTTGAACACTCTCTACAGAGGTGCATCGAATCTTGATGTCGTCCATTTCCATGGAGAGGTTTTTAAGAAGTACGTGGTCAATTCGACACATTTTGAGAGTGAATTGTGTAAACTGAGGCTCAACATCCGCGGTACTCAGCCCACAAGTCCCACTTGTTCGGAATCTTATGAAGGAGTTTTCACTGATGGTGCAGCTTCTTTCATAATCACCGACGATCTCTGTGTGTTGCCTAATGGGACAG
The nucleotide sequence above comes from Salvia hispanica cultivar TCC Black 2014 chromosome 5, UniMelb_Shisp_WGS_1.0, whole genome shotgun sequence. Encoded proteins:
- the LOC125186133 gene encoding uncharacterized protein LOC125186133, whose product is MNEEKEEVRLPVKFIVNKDKTKVLFAEAGHDFTDALLSFLVLPLGTIMKILKKHKAPVIGSLSTLYNGLVNLDTFHFSTEDAKNLLLNPKSLDAGEHPRFDRAFTKARACFIIGDDLKVMRSVEGSIMSTLNRLGVAMTEMDEAETWNLKFGYKEMMALLRMMFVSRKPLTALLCGHKSTRGARQANPVVNKIGKRALLMNPKKMNLKVMMQKSTNKLLFAQAHGNFVSFLFGLLSIPLGRVEWYLHSSTGVTATDNLHSSIMDSLYGYDVMTAEAKDLLFKPPLFDDASCNEIDAQFGCCNDYLALTFDRSKSRCHVRGPGMYMVSDDLRVTPLSVSAGVSVINEMKVDLSDVEEVELQVGLEEGLRILKAALTSSMALTDGLIKPMLKNKNQPKQENIID